AAACTTACTTTGCAATTGTCGCACTATCCAGATAACTCTTGAGCATGGCGTGCAGAGATCTAAACACTTTTCGATCTCTCAAGCTTTTAGTCATACCGAAGGCTCCCTCGTGATTCATCACGATAAACTCCGCCAGTTGCCTCGGATTAATTTCTTTCTTCAAGAATCCTCGTTGTTTGGCTTTTCGAAGATAGCCTTCTATGCCATCCATCCAGAGCTCAAGAACATCTCTGAGTTTGTCCCGGAATACCGGATCAACCGACGACATTTCTTGAATCAGGTTGTTCAAAGGACAGCCGAGAGGAATGTGCTCATCGGGAGTCGCGTCAATCACTTTCTTCAGGACCTTTACAATGCCTTCAATGGGGTTGTCGTATTCTTCTAGTGGACGGATCCATCGATCAAGAACCATTTCACTCAAAATCTCATCTACGAGGGCATATCCTAAAGCTTGTTTGGTTGGAAAGTGGTGAAAAAAGGCCCCTTTTGTCATTTGGGTCTTGTCGACGATTTGATCAATGCTAACGCCTTGAAAACCGCCCTTGAGGATTTCCGTAAAAGCAACTTCGAGGATCCTGGCGCGGGTCTTTACTGGATCCCGTGATCTTATTTTCGGCGATTTTTTCATACCGTATTCATTCTATCATTTTTCTTGACTACATACCAAAAGGTATGTTATTTCTTTTCTAAAGTCGCTGGCCTGTGCCCAATGGATTGAATCCAAAAGAGAAAGGAAAATAAACTTATGCAAAAAATCACTCCCTTTTTATGGTTTGACAAAGAAGCCAAATCGGCGGCCGAGTTCTATACGTCCGTCTTCAAAGACTCAAAAATCAAGAATACAACAACGCTTCATGATACCCCTTCGGGAACGGTCGAGATTGTCACCATTGAACTGTTGGGTCAAGAATTTACCCTGATGAGCGCCGGACCGCTTTTCAAATTCAACGAGGCGATATCGTTCGTGGTGAATTGTGAAACTCAAGAAGAGATTGATTACTACTGGGAGAAACTCT
This DNA window, taken from Nitrospirota bacterium, encodes the following:
- a CDS encoding VOC family protein, with protein sequence MQKITPFLWFDKEAKSAAEFYTSVFKDSKIKNTTTLHDTPSGTVEIVTIELLGQEFTLMSAGPLFKFNEAISFVVNCETQEEIDYYWEKLSADPKAGQCGWLKDKYGLSWQIVPTVMDDMLKNKDAKKVARVTEAFLKMKKFDIEKLKQAYEGK
- a CDS encoding TetR/AcrR family transcriptional regulator; translation: MKKSPKIRSRDPVKTRARILEVAFTEILKGGFQGVSIDQIVDKTQMTKGAFFHHFPTKQALGYALVDEILSEMVLDRWIRPLEEYDNPIEGIVKVLKKVIDATPDEHIPLGCPLNNLIQEMSSVDPVFRDKLRDVLELWMDGIEGYLRKAKQRGFLKKEINPRQLAEFIVMNHEGAFGMTKSLRDRKVFRSLHAMLKSYLDSATIAK